The Desmonostoc muscorum LEGE 12446 genome includes a region encoding these proteins:
- a CDS encoding efflux RND transporter permease subunit yields the protein MSFIETAVRWRHGTFVLFCLLAMFGVFSLLRLPLELQPGGDRPEITITTTYPGAGPTEVEDLITRPIEEQMEEVLGVQEISSTSRAGRSSITLEFAQDANVQERVVDVLNRLQQVESLPPEAQESNVELVGGNSSPMMWIPFDTKEGFQPDANRYRDLAEEVVIPRLRRVEGTGQFLVVGGQEREVEVKVDPKALSDRNLTIGDVVRVLQQNNRDIRGGPLILGRREYRVRTVSRSQDLSEIEGFVLRRDQSGTVYLRDVAIAQMGRKPQDSALVFNGKPGVAVGVIRQIGANVPEVAKGIRAEIAALQNEFDKQNQGIRFVYNYDESQYINQSVSFVRENLVSGALLATIVLVLFLGSMRTVAVVAITIPIGTVAVFIVMSALGRTLNIISLAALAFSVGMVVDNSIVVIENVFTHMQQGKSAMRAAIEGTQEVWGAMLGSTLTNVVVFVPLIMVTGEAGQLYTDMAIALSASSLFSLFAALTLVPMLSGLFLKESEAIQMMQGGEYRGGNWFERMVAKTSVVFRNFQGKLENFLASTVSWSLGRKRIGRRLIVLSIPVVLLVTSIFLLPPADYLPEGNRNLVVLRAEPLPGTSIPEAIRQSQPVQKFLRSQPEVDRIMYVDRPGALRGISTILKPEFATTTGLADMVNRLRAQSSNFAGYRFVIPTRISIFRDPGKEFEVDIVGDDLNQIGDLEKQITGKLRSLQGVQNVRSNFVLGAAELQVIPNRERIAEVGLSEAEIGSMVEAALGGRIASDYIDGKEELDISVELQNTAVETPEQLRQLPLYARGRQVQLGDVAEIRETTGADAINHVDLDRSITLTVSLAPDAPLATLVERTEEEILAPLRANLPTGYRLELSGSADQLATTVGQLAAAFAFSILITYLLLVALYRSFLYPVVIMATVPMGMSGALLSLVIANQIPGMNVALDMITALGFVILTGVVVNNAILLVDRALQLQQAGEDYDASLYNATNDRLRAIFMSAGTSVLGMLPLAVLPGQGSELYQGLGIVLTGGLAFSTILTPTVVPALMGLLHDISGRKSGRSAVPKNPDKVVT from the coding sequence ATGAGCTTTATTGAAACTGCCGTTCGTTGGCGACATGGTACTTTCGTTCTCTTTTGCTTGCTGGCAATGTTTGGGGTATTCTCGTTACTCAGGTTACCTTTAGAATTGCAACCAGGAGGCGATCGCCCCGAAATTACAATTACGACTACCTATCCTGGAGCTGGGCCAACGGAGGTAGAAGACTTAATTACCCGTCCCATCGAGGAACAGATGGAAGAGGTGCTGGGTGTCCAGGAAATCAGTAGTACTTCTCGTGCTGGACGTAGCAGCATCACCTTGGAATTTGCTCAAGATGCCAATGTTCAAGAACGGGTGGTAGACGTTCTCAACCGCTTGCAACAGGTGGAAAGTTTGCCCCCAGAAGCTCAAGAATCGAATGTAGAACTGGTGGGCGGTAATAGTTCGCCGATGATGTGGATTCCGTTTGATACCAAAGAAGGATTTCAACCGGATGCCAACCGCTATCGAGATTTAGCCGAAGAAGTGGTGATTCCCCGTTTGCGGCGAGTGGAAGGAACTGGACAATTTTTGGTAGTGGGTGGACAAGAACGAGAAGTTGAGGTGAAGGTAGATCCGAAAGCATTAAGCGATCGCAATCTCACAATCGGCGATGTAGTACGAGTTTTACAGCAAAACAACCGCGATATCCGGGGCGGGCCATTAATTCTAGGACGAAGAGAATATCGGGTACGCACAGTCAGCCGTTCCCAGGATTTATCAGAAATTGAAGGCTTTGTGCTGCGACGCGATCAATCCGGTACAGTTTACTTGCGGGATGTGGCGATCGCACAAATGGGACGCAAACCCCAAGATAGTGCCTTGGTTTTCAATGGTAAACCTGGGGTAGCTGTTGGTGTAATTCGCCAAATTGGGGCGAATGTGCCAGAGGTAGCTAAAGGCATTCGAGCAGAAATAGCCGCCTTGCAAAATGAGTTTGACAAGCAAAACCAAGGTATTCGCTTTGTCTACAACTACGATGAGAGTCAGTATATTAATCAATCGGTCAGCTTCGTTCGAGAGAACTTAGTTAGTGGAGCATTACTAGCAACCATCGTCTTAGTGCTATTCCTTGGCTCAATGCGGACTGTCGCTGTAGTTGCAATTACCATTCCCATTGGTACGGTTGCTGTGTTCATTGTCATGTCTGCACTTGGACGTACATTGAACATCATTAGCTTAGCAGCACTTGCATTTTCCGTGGGTATGGTTGTAGATAACTCGATTGTCGTGATTGAAAATGTCTTCACCCACATGCAGCAAGGTAAAAGCGCCATGCGGGCAGCCATTGAAGGTACCCAAGAAGTCTGGGGCGCAATGCTTGGTTCCACCTTAACCAACGTAGTAGTATTTGTACCATTAATTATGGTGACGGGTGAAGCAGGACAACTCTACACCGATATGGCGATCGCTCTTTCTGCCTCTTCGCTATTTTCGCTGTTTGCAGCATTGACTTTAGTACCAATGCTATCGGGATTGTTCCTCAAGGAATCAGAAGCCATACAAATGATGCAGGGCGGTGAATACCGGGGAGGCAATTGGTTTGAGCGCATGGTGGCTAAAACCTCCGTGGTTTTTCGCAATTTCCAAGGTAAACTAGAAAACTTTCTCGCTAGTACCGTCAGTTGGTCACTGGGACGTAAACGCATCGGTCGCAGATTAATAGTACTGTCGATTCCTGTTGTTTTACTCGTGACTAGTATTTTTCTCTTGCCACCTGCGGATTATTTACCCGAAGGAAATCGCAACTTAGTTGTATTGCGGGCGGAACCGTTGCCAGGAACCAGTATCCCGGAAGCCATTCGCCAATCTCAACCCGTGCAAAAATTTCTGCGATCGCAACCGGAAGTTGACCGTATTATGTACGTTGACCGTCCTGGGGCATTGCGCGGCATTTCAACTATTTTAAAACCGGAATTTGCCACTACCACCGGACTCGCCGACATGGTAAATCGGTTACGCGCCCAAAGTAGTAACTTTGCTGGATACCGCTTTGTCATCCCCACACGAATTTCTATCTTCCGCGATCCTGGTAAAGAATTTGAAGTGGATATTGTCGGGGATGATCTCAATCAAATTGGCGATTTAGAAAAGCAAATTACGGGTAAATTGCGATCGCTTCAGGGTGTGCAGAATGTGCGATCGAATTTTGTCTTGGGTGCAGCTGAATTACAAGTAATTCCCAACCGCGAACGCATCGCAGAAGTAGGACTTTCGGAAGCCGAAATTGGTTCAATGGTAGAAGCAGCATTGGGTGGTCGCATCGCTTCCGATTACATTGATGGTAAAGAAGAACTAGATATCTCAGTGGAATTGCAAAATACTGCTGTGGAAACCCCAGAACAACTACGGCAATTACCTTTGTATGCACGGGGACGACAAGTGCAACTGGGAGATGTTGCCGAAATTCGGGAAACAACGGGAGCTGATGCTATTAACCACGTTGATTTAGACCGTTCAATTACTCTCACAGTCTCCCTTGCACCCGACGCTCCCCTAGCGACCCTGGTAGAACGTACCGAAGAAGAAATTCTCGCTCCTTTACGTGCCAATCTGCCAACAGGTTATCGTCTAGAACTGTCAGGTTCAGCGGATCAGTTAGCAACAACTGTTGGTCAATTAGCCGCTGCATTTGCATTTTCAATTTTAATTACTTATTTGTTACTCGTGGCGTTATATCGCTCATTCCTTTACCCAGTGGTAATTATGGCAACGGTGCCAATGGGAATGAGTGGCGCACTATTGAGTTTAGTGATTGCCAACCAAATTCCGGGAATGAATGTGGCATTGGACATGATTACCGCTTTGGGATTTGTGATCCTCACAGGTGTGGTTGTAAACAACGCCATTTTGCTAGTCGATCGCGCCTTGCAACTCCAGCAAGCAGGTGAAGATTATGATGCATCGCTATACAATGCCACAAACGATCGCCTCCGAGCAATTTTCATGTCCGCCGGCACTAGCGTACTGGGAATGTTACCCCTGGCAGTGCTACCAGGTCAAGGTTCAGAGTTATATCAAGGGTTAGGCATTGTCTTGACTGGTGGTCTAGCTTTTTCCACCATTTTGACTCCCACCGTCGTACCTGCACTCATGGGTTTACTACACGATATCTCTGGACGGAAATCAGGGCGATCGGCAGTTCCCAAAAATCCAGACAAAGTAGTTACTTAA
- a CDS encoding RDD family protein: protein MTIERVRQKHYPKADIGRRGMALGLDFFVVWLISSLLGSGNIGIQFAQILVFLMFWLILRVVVAYNNQGQSLGRWAFDLKVLEVKDREVMGRVPDLLALVKREAILGLGALLVSIALSNIRDNPTAILLVFPLAIDCGTALSDAQMRQALHDRFCGTFIVSSRRGYSLDIKIKKLVENIRRNVRR, encoded by the coding sequence ATGACCATCGAACGCGTTCGGCAAAAACACTATCCCAAGGCTGATATTGGGCGGCGAGGTATGGCATTGGGGTTAGATTTCTTTGTTGTCTGGTTAATCAGTTCTTTACTGGGAAGCGGCAATATTGGGATTCAATTTGCTCAAATCCTAGTTTTTCTGATGTTTTGGCTGATTTTACGGGTGGTGGTGGCATACAACAATCAAGGACAAAGTTTAGGGCGTTGGGCGTTTGATTTAAAGGTGCTGGAAGTCAAAGATAGAGAAGTAATGGGCAGAGTCCCAGATTTACTGGCGCTAGTGAAGCGAGAGGCGATTCTTGGGTTGGGTGCGCTTTTAGTCTCAATTGCCTTAAGCAATATTAGAGACAATCCCACTGCTATACTGCTAGTATTTCCTTTAGCAATTGATTGTGGCACTGCCTTATCTGATGCCCAGATGCGGCAAGCTTTACACGATCGCTTTTGCGGAACTTTTATAGTTTCTTCCCGTCGTGGCTACTCGCTGGATATTAAAATCAAAAAATTAGTTGAAAATATCCGCCGGAATGTGAGAAGATAG
- the rpmG gene encoding 50S ribosomal protein L33: MAKSKGARIIVTLECTECRTNPEKRSAGVSRYTSTKNRRNTTNRLELKKFCTHCNKHTVHKEIK, translated from the coding sequence ATGGCTAAGAGTAAAGGTGCCCGCATCATCGTGACATTAGAATGTACCGAGTGTCGGACAAATCCAGAAAAGCGTTCTGCTGGTGTATCGCGTTACACCAGTACAAAGAATCGCCGCAACACGACCAACAGGCTAGAACTGAAAAAGTTCTGCACCCACTGTAATAAACATACCGTTCACAAGGAAATTAAGTAG
- the rpsR gene encoding 30S ribosomal protein S18, translating to MSYFRRRLSPIKPGEPIDYKDVDLLRKFITERGKILPRRITGLTSQQQRELTLAIKRSRIVALLPFINAEG from the coding sequence ATGAGCTATTTCCGTCGTCGGCTTTCTCCGATTAAGCCAGGAGAACCAATAGATTATAAAGATGTTGATTTGTTGCGTAAGTTTATCACCGAGCGGGGCAAGATACTGCCACGGCGGATTACAGGGCTTACGTCTCAGCAACAGCGAGAGTTGACATTAGCAATTAAGCGATCGCGGATTGTGGCTTTGTTGCCATTTATCAACGCGGAAGGCTAA
- a CDS encoding ribonuclease catalytic domain-containing protein: MEKGTLVEFRVQGDRRLGVVERPDGKTRWFVVDERGQSHSLAPRQVTYTVNKETYKPSDIPGFLEQVKPYLDPSSLEVAWELLVEGGETITPNEMANLLFSESGAPHCYAAHCLLSDDKLYFKQKGDAYEARTAAAVAERKHQIEVEALKAKGQQEFLARVEEALKGEAVEWGRHDRQRLEGLEKYAALLADTMRMGVNYDTMARAYPPSAPVLETMTLLGRPTTPQGAFQLLVDLGWWSPHENLFLRRSSIPIQFPHKVLEVAQQRLDFPPIDSDTNRLDLTHLKVYTIDDETTTEIDDGLSWEVLPDARERLWVHIADPTRWLVPEDELDLEARKRGSTVYLPTGMIPMFPEILATGPMSLVQGRICCALSFGIVLGTTGAVEDYSIHTSLIKPTYRLTYEDVDEMLQLGVQAESEIEAIATWATRRKTWRYAQGAISITMPEAAIKVKDDEINIDILDDSRSRQLVAEMMILAGEVAARYGQRHNIPLPFRGQPQPELPPDEELLLLPAGFVRACAMRRCMPKSEMSITPLRHAGLGLDTYTQATSPIRRYSDLLTHFQLKAHLRGEVLPFSAEQLKEVMMTVTTITQEVTMVERQTNRYYALEYLRRHPEQIWNVTVLMWLREDSNLALILLEDLGLQLPMSFKRSVNLGEQILVKVAHADPQKDMIQFQEIIYQEAQTATN, translated from the coding sequence GTGGAGAAGGGGACGCTAGTTGAATTTAGGGTTCAAGGCGATCGCCGTCTGGGCGTCGTAGAACGTCCAGACGGAAAAACCCGCTGGTTTGTGGTAGACGAACGTGGTCAATCCCACAGCCTCGCGCCTAGACAAGTAACCTATACAGTTAACAAAGAGACCTATAAGCCATCGGATATTCCGGGCTTTCTAGAGCAGGTCAAGCCCTATCTAGATCCGTCTAGCTTGGAAGTAGCTTGGGAATTACTGGTTGAAGGTGGGGAAACAATCACCCCAAACGAAATGGCGAATCTGCTATTTTCGGAATCGGGTGCGCCCCATTGTTACGCTGCCCATTGCCTGTTATCAGACGACAAACTGTATTTCAAGCAAAAAGGAGACGCTTACGAAGCCCGAACTGCTGCTGCTGTTGCAGAACGCAAGCACCAGATAGAAGTAGAGGCACTCAAAGCTAAGGGACAGCAGGAATTTTTAGCTCGTGTAGAGGAGGCGCTCAAAGGTGAAGCAGTAGAGTGGGGCCGCCACGATCGCCAGCGTTTGGAAGGACTAGAAAAATACGCAGCGCTGCTTGCTGACACCATGCGGATGGGGGTAAATTATGATACTATGGCTCGTGCCTACCCTCCCTCAGCCCCAGTATTAGAAACTATGACCTTGCTGGGACGCCCCACAACACCCCAAGGAGCCTTTCAACTATTGGTAGATTTGGGTTGGTGGAGTCCTCATGAAAACTTGTTCCTGCGTCGTTCTTCAATTCCGATTCAGTTTCCTCATAAGGTATTAGAAGTGGCGCAACAACGTTTGGATTTCCCACCCATTGACTCAGATACCAACCGCTTGGATTTGACTCATCTCAAGGTCTACACCATTGATGATGAAACTACCACAGAAATCGACGATGGTTTGAGCTGGGAAGTACTACCCGATGCACGAGAACGCCTATGGGTACATATCGCCGATCCGACAAGATGGTTAGTCCCGGAAGATGAATTAGATTTAGAAGCTAGAAAACGAGGTAGTACAGTATATTTACCTACGGGAATGATTCCCATGTTTCCAGAAATCTTGGCAACTGGGCCAATGAGTCTGGTACAGGGACGGATTTGTTGCGCCCTCAGTTTTGGAATTGTTTTAGGTACAACTGGGGCAGTAGAAGATTACAGCATTCATACCAGCTTAATTAAGCCGACTTATCGCCTCACCTACGAAGATGTAGATGAAATGCTGCAATTAGGGGTGCAAGCAGAATCAGAAATTGAAGCGATCGCCACTTGGGCAACCCGGCGCAAAACTTGGCGTTATGCCCAAGGAGCCATTAGCATCACTATGCCTGAGGCGGCGATCAAAGTCAAAGATGACGAAATCAATATTGACATTTTGGACGATTCCCGCTCCCGGCAACTGGTAGCAGAAATGATGATTCTTGCGGGTGAAGTTGCTGCCCGCTACGGTCAAAGACACAACATCCCCTTGCCCTTTCGCGGTCAGCCACAACCGGAATTACCTCCAGACGAAGAATTACTTCTGCTACCAGCTGGATTCGTTCGCGCCTGCGCCATGCGGCGTTGTATGCCCAAAAGTGAAATGAGCATTACGCCTTTGCGTCATGCGGGTTTGGGTTTAGATACCTACACCCAAGCAACTTCTCCCATCCGCCGCTACAGCGACTTGCTGACTCACTTCCAACTGAAAGCCCATTTGCGGGGTGAAGTTCTGCCATTTTCAGCCGAACAACTCAAAGAAGTGATGATGACAGTCACCACCATCACCCAAGAAGTAACGATGGTAGAACGGCAAACTAATAGATATTATGCTTTAGAGTATTTGCGCCGTCATCCGGAGCAAATTTGGAACGTGACAGTATTAATGTGGCTACGGGAAGACAGCAACTTAGCCCTAATTTTGTTAGAAGATTTGGGCTTGCAATTACCAATGTCTTTCAAACGTTCTGTGAATTTGGGCGAACAGATATTAGTAAAAGTTGCCCACGCCGATCCGCAAAAAGATATGATCCAGTTTCAGGAAATAATTTATCAAGAAGCCCAAACAGCAACAAATTAA
- a CDS encoding type II toxin-antitoxin system ParD family antitoxin, translated as MNISLTPELEQLVKDKVNSGRYHSVSEVMGEALRLLDERDASGGLRQRHQEQRLAELKAKIQEGIEASERGKVVDGEEVFAEIEEDIRRAEAQMQQAEAVK; from the coding sequence GTGAATATATCTTTGACCCCAGAACTGGAGCAGTTGGTTAAGGATAAAGTTAATAGTGGTAGATATCACTCAGTTAGCGAGGTGATGGGTGAAGCATTGAGATTGCTAGATGAACGCGATGCCTCCGGCGGGCTACGCCAACGCCATCAAGAACAGCGTTTAGCAGAATTAAAAGCTAAAATCCAAGAAGGCATAGAAGCCTCAGAGCGTGGTAAAGTAGTTGATGGTGAAGAGGTGTTTGCCGAAATTGAGGAAGATATCCGACGCGCCGAAGCTCAAATGCAACAAGCAGAGGCTGTTAAATAA
- a CDS encoding class I SAM-dependent methyltransferase, which produces MPKQSIGLDNQLYNYLLSVSLREPEILGKLRQETASHPRGTMQISPEQGQFMRLLVQLIGAKKTLEVGVFTGYSSLSVALALPDDGKIIAADVSEEFTAIARRYWQEAGVAHKIDLHLAPALETLDHLLATGQAETFDFAFIDADKENYDGYYERSLQLVRPGGLIAIDNVLWSGQVADPQFQDESTQSIRALNEKLHDDERVTLSLVPIADGLTLALKRR; this is translated from the coding sequence ATGCCAAAACAGTCTATAGGTCTTGATAACCAACTATACAATTATCTTTTATCTGTTTCCCTGCGAGAACCAGAAATTCTTGGGAAATTGCGCCAAGAAACCGCCAGCCATCCCAGAGGTACAATGCAGATTTCACCAGAACAAGGGCAGTTTATGAGGCTTTTGGTGCAGTTAATCGGAGCGAAGAAAACCCTGGAAGTTGGAGTTTTTACGGGTTATAGTTCACTTTCTGTAGCTTTGGCGTTACCAGATGATGGTAAGATTATTGCGGCTGATGTGAGTGAAGAATTTACTGCGATCGCCCGACGGTATTGGCAAGAAGCTGGGGTTGCCCATAAAATCGATCTGCACTTGGCACCAGCTTTGGAAACTTTAGATCACTTGTTAGCAACTGGCCAAGCCGAGACATTTGATTTTGCCTTTATCGATGCCGATAAAGAAAATTATGATGGATATTATGAGCGATCGCTACAATTAGTGCGTCCGGGTGGATTAATTGCGATCGATAATGTTTTATGGTCAGGACAAGTTGCTGATCCACAATTTCAAGATGAAAGTACCCAATCAATCCGGGCGCTGAACGAGAAGTTACACGATGACGAACGGGTAACCCTTTCTCTTGTTCCCATTGCTGATGGACTTACTTTAGCACTGAAGCGACGCTAA